A stretch of the Cottoperca gobio chromosome 2, fCotGob3.1, whole genome shotgun sequence genome encodes the following:
- the LOC115021323 gene encoding chloride intracellular channel protein 4 isoform X1: protein MSWCDIAIKQLGFPTIELFVKAGSDGESIGNCPFSQRLFMILWLKGVIFNVTTVDLKRKPADLQDLAPGTNPPFVTFNGEVKVDVNKIEEFLEEKLNPPRYPRLAPKHPESNTAGIDVFAKFSAYIKNQRKDTNCALENALLKSLRHLDNFLRTPLPEEIDADASGDLPESSRSFLDGSELTLADCNLLPKLHILKVVAKKYRGFEIPVEMTGVWRYLNCAYQREEFTNTCPAERETHSAYLDVAKQIK, encoded by the exons gcgGGAAGTGATGGGGAGAGCATTGGTAACTGTCCATTTTCTCAGAGACTCTTTATGATCCTATGGCTTAAAGGAGTAATCTTCAACGTCACCACTGTCGACCTCAAACG GAAGCCGGCTGACCTGCAGGACCTCGCTCCAGGAACCAACCCTCCTTTTGTCACCTTTAATGGCGAGGTCAAGGTCGATGTCAACAAGATCGAGGAGTTCCTGGAGGAAAAACTGAACCCACCCCG CTACCCTCGACTAGCTCCCAAACATCCTGAATCCAACACAGCAGGAATCGATGTGTTCGCCAAGTTCTCAGCTTACATCAAAAACCAGAGGAAAGACACCAACTGTG CCTTAGAGAATGCCTTGCTGAAGTCTCTCCGGCATCTTGATAACTTCCTGAGGACTCCTTTGCCTGAGGAGATTGATGCTGACGCCTCAGGAGATCTGCCCGAGTCCTCCAGGAGCTTTCTAGATGGCTCGGAGCTCACCCTGGCTGACTGCAACCTGCTGCCTAAACTGCACATCCTTAAG gTCGTTGCCAAGAAATACAGAGGCTTTGAGATTCCAGTGGAGATGACAGGGGTGTGGAGGTATTTAAACTGCGCATATCAGAGGGAGGAGTTCACGAACACCTGCCCCGCTGAGAGGGAGACCCACTCCGCCTATCTGGATGttgcaaaacaaatcaaatga
- the LOC115021323 gene encoding chloride intracellular channel protein 4 isoform X2: MDYTILALLVFVIGAGSDGESIGNCPFSQRLFMILWLKGVIFNVTTVDLKRKPADLQDLAPGTNPPFVTFNGEVKVDVNKIEEFLEEKLNPPRYPRLAPKHPESNTAGIDVFAKFSAYIKNQRKDTNCALENALLKSLRHLDNFLRTPLPEEIDADASGDLPESSRSFLDGSELTLADCNLLPKLHILKVVAKKYRGFEIPVEMTGVWRYLNCAYQREEFTNTCPAERETHSAYLDVAKQIK, encoded by the exons gcgGGAAGTGATGGGGAGAGCATTGGTAACTGTCCATTTTCTCAGAGACTCTTTATGATCCTATGGCTTAAAGGAGTAATCTTCAACGTCACCACTGTCGACCTCAAACG GAAGCCGGCTGACCTGCAGGACCTCGCTCCAGGAACCAACCCTCCTTTTGTCACCTTTAATGGCGAGGTCAAGGTCGATGTCAACAAGATCGAGGAGTTCCTGGAGGAAAAACTGAACCCACCCCG CTACCCTCGACTAGCTCCCAAACATCCTGAATCCAACACAGCAGGAATCGATGTGTTCGCCAAGTTCTCAGCTTACATCAAAAACCAGAGGAAAGACACCAACTGTG CCTTAGAGAATGCCTTGCTGAAGTCTCTCCGGCATCTTGATAACTTCCTGAGGACTCCTTTGCCTGAGGAGATTGATGCTGACGCCTCAGGAGATCTGCCCGAGTCCTCCAGGAGCTTTCTAGATGGCTCGGAGCTCACCCTGGCTGACTGCAACCTGCTGCCTAAACTGCACATCCTTAAG gTCGTTGCCAAGAAATACAGAGGCTTTGAGATTCCAGTGGAGATGACAGGGGTGTGGAGGTATTTAAACTGCGCATATCAGAGGGAGGAGTTCACGAACACCTGCCCCGCTGAGAGGGAGACCCACTCCGCCTATCTGGATGttgcaaaacaaatcaaatga